A stretch of the Nissabacter sp. SGAir0207 genome encodes the following:
- a CDS encoding DUF943 family protein, whose translation MNKFLIAGVIAVSSCSYLLWQYFTPVEIVAVHDEDTILVKHFPYFKSRQIAWWKANKDMIKTKYGIPYKSENDYYSVHIMDFGNGYRVDSGTDQDSDLLCFNEMVVDARCIEKKPRLWIRFSKNTGFIYR comes from the coding sequence GTGAATAAATTTTTAATAGCGGGCGTTATCGCAGTATCGAGCTGCAGCTATCTGCTCTGGCAGTATTTTACACCAGTTGAGATCGTGGCCGTTCACGACGAAGATACGATACTGGTCAAGCACTTCCCCTACTTTAAAAGCCGGCAAATTGCATGGTGGAAAGCCAATAAGGACATGATAAAAACAAAATATGGAATTCCATACAAATCTGAAAATGATTATTACAGCGTGCATATTATGGACTTTGGTAATGGCTATCGTGTCGACAGTGGCACAGACCAAGACTCAGATCTGCTTTGCTTTAATGAAATGGTTGTAGATGCTCGATGTATTGAAAAAAAACCTCGGCTTTGGATTAGGTTTAGCAAAAATACTGGTTTTATTTATCGATGA
- a CDS encoding DUF943 family protein, translating to MNKRLIVSIIAAVSCGYLLWQCLTPVEIVAVHSGDFILVRNFPYLKIRQKAWWEANKDMIKAKYGVPHISADGFYQVFIMDYGNGYRVDQGTDEDSDLLCFDDMHVDARCIEKNPLCWTGWSQNRGQFYR from the coding sequence GTGAATAAGCGATTGATTGTAAGTATTATCGCAGCAGTGAGCTGTGGCTATCTGCTCTGGCAATGTCTTACACCAGTTGAGATTGTTGCAGTACATAGCGGCGATTTTATTCTTGTCAGGAATTTTCCGTATCTAAAAATTCGTCAGAAAGCTTGGTGGGAGGCCAATAAGGATATGATAAAGGCAAAATACGGTGTTCCTCACATATCTGCGGATGGCTTCTACCAAGTATTTATTATGGATTATGGTAATGGTTATCGCGTTGATCAAGGCACAGATGAAGATTCAGATTTACTTTGCTTTGATGATATGCATGTAGATGCACGATGCATTGAAAAAAATCCGCTTTGCTGGACTGGCTGGAGCCAAAATAGGGGTCAGTTTTATCGATAA
- a CDS encoding DUF943 family protein: MNNKLIAGVIAVAACGYTLWQYLTPVEIVAVHEGNTILVRHFPYFKSRQIAWWEANKDMIQDKYGIPKKDEDGNYQVFILDFGNGYRIDHETDEDSNLRCFDDITVPARCIEKKRLRWIGWSKNTGQFYW; the protein is encoded by the coding sequence GTGAATAATAAACTGATTGCGGGTGTTATCGCGGTTGCGGCCTGTGGCTATACGTTATGGCAGTACCTGACTCCCGTTGAAATTGTAGCGGTGCATGAGGGTAATACAATATTGGTAAGGCATTTCCCGTACTTTAAAAGTCGTCAGATAGCCTGGTGGGAGGCCAACAAGGACATGATTCAAGATAAGTACGGCATTCCCAAGAAAGATGAAGATGGCAATTATCAGGTGTTTATTCTTGATTTTGGCAATGGCTATCGCATTGACCATGAAACAGACGAAGATTCAAATTTACGGTGTTTCGATGATATAACGGTTCCCGCTCGATGTATTGAAAAAAAACGGCTTAGGTGGATCGGGTGGAGTAAAAATACAGGGCAGTTTTATTGGTAA
- a CDS encoding DUF3289 family protein, whose product MIAGQCTLHLKRWKSWETVAYCIQDYFSLDGADVVNPVYQKFRIFRLWFALQRWDEYGYRPFITEMNTTIEITGRQDE is encoded by the coding sequence ATGATAGCTGGTCAATGCACATTACACTTAAAACGTTGGAAGTCATGGGAGACAGTTGCCTACTGCATTCAAGATTACTTTAGTCTTGATGGTGCTGATGTAGTAAATCCGGTATATCAGAAGTTTCGTATCTTCCGGCTGTGGTTTGCACTTCAGCGTTGGGATGAATACGGCTACAGACCATTTATCACCGAGATGAATACTACTATAGAAATCACCGGGAGGCAGGATGAATAA
- a CDS encoding DUF943 family protein has protein sequence MNKRLIAGIITAASCGYLLWQYLTPVEIVAVHSDDFILVRNFPYLKIRQIAWWETNKDMIKAKYGVPHISEDGFYQVFIMDYGNGYRVDQGTDEDSDLLCFDDMHVDARCIKKNRLHWIGWSQNSGQFYR, from the coding sequence ATGAATAAACGACTGATAGCAGGTATTATCACAGCAGCAAGCTGTGGCTATTTACTCTGGCAATATCTGACACCTGTTGAGATTGTTGCAGTACATAGCGACGATTTTATTCTTGTCAGGAATTTTCCGTATCTGAAAATTCGTCAGATAGCTTGGTGGGAGACCAATAAGGATATGATAAAGGCAAAATACGGGGTTCCTCACATATCTGAGGATGGCTTCTACCAAGTATTTATTATGGATTATGGTAATGGTTATCGCGTTGATCAAGGCACAGATGAAGATTCAGATTTACTTTGCTTTGATGATATGCATGTAGATGCACGATGCATTAAAAAAAATAGACTCCACTGGATTGGCTGGAGCCAAAATAGCGGTCAGTTTTATCGATAA
- a CDS encoding DUF943 family protein codes for MNKRLITGIVAAAACGYLLWQYLTPVEIVAVHDGDIILVRHFPHLKSRQIAWWKANKAMIKAKYGIPHKSKDGYYSVNIMDFVEGYRIDRETDEDSDLLCFDDMPVAARCIEKKPLRWIGWSKNTGQFYW; via the coding sequence GTGAATAAGCGACTGATAACGGGTATTGTCGCGGCTGCGGCCTGTGGTTATCTGCTCTGGCAGTATCTGACGCCGGTTGAAATTGTGGCAGTACATGATGGTGATATTATTTTGGTCAGGCATTTTCCGCACTTGAAAAGTCGTCAGATAGCTTGGTGGAAAGCTAATAAGGCTATGATCAAGGCAAAGTACGGGATTCCACACAAGTCCAAAGATGGCTATTACAGTGTGAACATTATGGACTTTGTGGAGGGGTACCGTATCGATAGAGAAACGGATGAAGATTCTGATTTGTTGTGCTTTGATGATATGCCTGTTGCTGCACGGTGCATTGAAAAAAAGCCGCTTCGCTGGATTGGATGGAGTAAAAACACAGGGCAGTTTTATTGGTAA
- a CDS encoding DUF3289 family protein: MRKISKFFLYKKGACVAFIYHLFFQNIGMVISVYETWLTYIKLELLAVEGDSYNARIHYFIQDHFGLDNVDTLNPVRREFRIFRLRFALQRWDEYGYKPFITEMNATIEITGREDE; the protein is encoded by the coding sequence ATGAGAAAGATTTCAAAATTTTTCCTGTATAAAAAAGGAGCCTGTGTTGCTTTTATTTACCATCTATTCTTTCAGAATATCGGAATGGTGATTTCAGTTTATGAGACTTGGTTAACGTATATCAAGCTGGAGTTACTGGCAGTCGAAGGAGACTCTTATAACGCAAGAATACATTACTTCATCCAGGATCACTTTGGTCTTGATAATGTAGATACCCTGAATCCCGTACGCCGTGAGTTTCGTATCTTCCGATTGAGGTTTGCACTTCAACGCTGGGATGAATACGGCTACAAACCATTTATCACCGAGATGAATGCCACTATAGAAATCACCGGGAGGGAGGATGAATAA